Part of the Thermonema lapsum genome is shown below.
GAGGAATGATACAAGTCGCATAACAAGCTAAGTTTTAAACTTATTAAAAGTAGAAATTAATTGCGAGAAAGTTGTGTTTATGTAGGAAAAATATTGGATTTGTGAAAAAAAATTACAAAAAATGTAAATTGAGTTGTTAGAGTTTGTTCAATTGAAAAAGCAAGAGCTATGGCAAAGATGAATGTAATCAACTTGATGAGGTGGATAGAAGCACACCAAGAGGTGCTTAAACCACCGGTAGGGAACAAGGAGATTTATCCCGAAGGTGATTTTATTGTAATGGTAGTAGCGGGTCCGAATGCCCGTAAAGACTATCATTTCAATGAAGGACCGGAGTTTTTCTATCAAATAAAAGGCGATATCGTGTTGAAGGTAGTGGAAGATGGTGAGTTTCGCGACATTACCATCCGTGAAGGCGAGATTTACATGCTAAACCGGCGCATCCCCCATTCGCCTCAGCGCCCAGCTGGTAGCATAGGCTTGGTAATTGAAGAACGCCGCCGACCCGAACAAACCGATGGCTTCATCTGGTATTGCGACAACTGCCATGAAAAACTGCACGAGGTTTACTTGAAATTGAAAGACATAGAGAAGCAATTGCCGGAGGTATTCAAAGCATTTAAAGAAAACAAGGAGTTGCACAAATGCCGGAACTGTGGCGCTGTGCTTGAACTGCCCTGAGTTAGCTCAAAGCCCGGCGAGTAAAAAATACCTCCCGGGCTTTGGCTGCTTTTTGGCAAACAGAAAAAGCTTTATTCTTCTTGCCAGACGGTACGTCGCTCGTCGGGTGAGTGTACCAACTCAACACGTAAAGGCTTAGGCAATATGACCAGATAGGCTTCCCGCCCTTCGTGGTCGCATTCAATCCATACCCCTTGCCCATAAGGGCTGATGAAATGTCGCTCCTTGCCTTTTTTCTCTACAAGCACTTCGCGAGGGACATACGATATAGGGGTGAAAACTTCTACTTCGGGGCACACCTCTTCGTGGATGTCTACCAGGATGTCTTCGAGGAAGTCGCCATATTCTTCAATAAGCTCATCTTCCATATC
Proteins encoded:
- a CDS encoding 3-hydroxyanthranilate 3,4-dioxygenase; the encoded protein is MAKMNVINLMRWIEAHQEVLKPPVGNKEIYPEGDFIVMVVAGPNARKDYHFNEGPEFFYQIKGDIVLKVVEDGEFRDITIREGEIYMLNRRIPHSPQRPAGSIGLVIEERRRPEQTDGFIWYCDNCHEKLHEVYLKLKDIEKQLPEVFKAFKENKELHKCRNCGAVLELP